Proteins co-encoded in one Pseudoalteromonas sp. MEBiC 03607 genomic window:
- a CDS encoding RecQ family ATP-dependent DNA helicase, with protein sequence MTTPLHTSLNQYFGFNEFRQGQQQTIEQLLNQQSSLAIFPTGSGKSLCYQLSALHLPNLTLVVSPLLALMKDQISFLNSKGIYAASLDSSQTSEQSHTVMSDVRTGKVKILMVSVERFKNERFREFIKQVPISMLVVDEAHCISEWGHNFRPDYLKLPRYREELNIPLVLLLTATATKKVKRDMCERFAIAPECVVQTGFYRSNLDLSVLSVASQEKSQQLASIIASQQGAGIVYVTLQHTAEQVAEGLARAGFNAVAYHAGLEDDKRWQIQDDFMAGKINIVVATIAFGMGVDKSDIRFVIHYDLPKSIENYSQEIGRAGRDGAPSNCFTLANLDGLNTVENFVYADTPEQSGIDYVINNIRNEQTNNQWEMQEYSLSSESNIRALALKTLLVQLEMQGAITPLYAYYADFKYKFLTDQNELLGQFDADRQAFLQQVFKHTEFKKIWGTLNFDALTRATQVDRKRVVAALDYLAEKGHIALETKRITQVYEVNNSVINHADLAQQLHQYFIEKEQAEIKRIATLVRFFELDSCLSYNLARYFDDQNAPQQCGHCSVCRGLQVKLSYSLVHQMPEQNVIASKVAELKQHLAAKGVSDVSIDTQCRFLAGMSVPLFTRNKVRQLSGFGLCEQQRYSDIKALLQQL encoded by the coding sequence ATGACTACACCACTACACACTTCGTTGAATCAATACTTTGGCTTTAATGAATTTCGCCAAGGTCAGCAACAAACCATTGAGCAGTTATTAAATCAGCAATCGTCGTTGGCAATTTTTCCAACTGGCTCGGGTAAATCTTTGTGCTATCAATTAAGTGCATTGCACTTACCTAACTTGACCTTAGTGGTATCGCCATTATTGGCACTGATGAAAGATCAAATTAGCTTTTTAAATAGCAAAGGTATTTACGCGGCAAGCCTTGATTCAAGCCAAACCAGTGAGCAAAGTCATACGGTAATGAGTGATGTGCGAACAGGGAAGGTGAAAATTTTAATGGTCTCAGTTGAGCGTTTTAAGAATGAGCGCTTTCGTGAATTTATTAAACAAGTGCCTATTTCAATGCTGGTGGTCGATGAAGCGCACTGTATATCTGAATGGGGTCACAACTTTAGGCCTGATTACCTAAAACTGCCGCGCTATCGTGAAGAGCTTAATATACCCTTGGTATTGCTACTTACCGCCACTGCCACTAAAAAAGTAAAGCGCGATATGTGTGAGCGTTTTGCTATTGCCCCAGAATGTGTGGTGCAAACTGGCTTTTACCGAAGCAACCTCGACTTATCAGTGCTCAGTGTTGCAAGCCAAGAAAAATCTCAGCAATTAGCCAGTATTATAGCCAGCCAACAAGGAGCTGGGATTGTTTATGTCACCTTACAACATACCGCCGAGCAAGTAGCCGAAGGCTTGGCAAGAGCGGGCTTTAATGCGGTGGCTTATCATGCAGGCCTTGAGGATGATAAACGCTGGCAAATTCAAGATGATTTTATGGCGGGTAAAATCAATATCGTTGTGGCAACCATTGCTTTTGGGATGGGCGTTGATAAGTCTGATATTCGCTTTGTGATCCACTATGATTTGCCAAAATCGATTGAAAATTATAGTCAAGAGATTGGCCGCGCAGGGCGAGATGGTGCGCCGTCAAACTGTTTTACCCTAGCAAACCTTGATGGCTTAAATACCGTTGAAAACTTCGTTTATGCCGACACTCCCGAGCAAAGTGGGATTGACTATGTCATCAATAACATTCGTAACGAGCAAACGAACAACCAGTGGGAAATGCAAGAGTACAGCTTATCGAGCGAAAGTAATATTCGTGCTTTAGCGTTAAAAACCTTACTGGTGCAGTTAGAAATGCAAGGGGCTATTACACCTTTATATGCCTATTACGCCGATTTTAAATATAAGTTTTTAACGGATCAAAATGAGCTGCTTGGCCAGTTTGATGCTGACCGACAAGCGTTTTTACAGCAGGTATTTAAACATACAGAGTTTAAGAAAATTTGGGGCACACTTAATTTTGATGCGTTAACCCGTGCCACTCAAGTTGATAGAAAGCGCGTGGTTGCAGCGCTCGATTATTTGGCTGAAAAGGGCCACATAGCCCTTGAAACTAAACGTATTACGCAAGTGTATGAGGTGAATAACTCGGTAATAAACCACGCTGATTTAGCACAGCAACTTCACCAATACTTTATCGAAAAAGAACAGGCTGAAATTAAACGTATCGCCACTTTAGTGCGCTTTTTTGAGCTAGATAGCTGCTTAAGTTATAACTTAGCCCGCTATTTTGATGACCAAAATGCACCCCAGCAATGTGGCCATTGTTCAGTGTGTAGAGGCCTGCAGGTAAAACTTAGTTACTCATTAGTGCATCAAATGCCTGAGCAAAATGTGATTGCCAGCAAAGTTGCTGAGCTTAAACAGCACTTAGCCGCTAAAGGAGTGAGTGATGTTAGCATCGATACTCAGTGCCGCTTTTTAGCGGGCATGAGCGTGCCTTTATTTACCCGTAATAAAGTCAGGCAGCTTTCAGGTTTTGGCCTTTGCGAACAGCAGCGATACAGTGATATTAAAGCCCTGCTACAGCAGTTGTAG
- a CDS encoding potassium transporter TrkG, which produces MINWKITFRLLAFPILWMSIVQLIFAALSSFLFKDNVSVSFLLPASIMLFTASVILLKTQHVDSSLANFRDALIYATATWVIAGFLGAIPIILVTKVSFTDGMFESISALTTTGATILSGLDDMPRTFLLYRQFLQWMGGLGIVIFVVAILPMLNIGGMKLLKAETPGPIKDEKLSPRIANTAHYLWSVYLSITVLCTVSYYFAGMTFYDALAHALTTVSTGGFSTHDASMWFYKSHLILWVANLFMIAGAINFALHFRVVHKRALGSYYADEETRYFIYIITTLSVLSGVILYSHDTYSSIFESLSFSTFHIVSFITSTGFGAASFTEWPEAVGFLLIITGYLGGCAGSTAGGNKIIRNILVVKMLNNNFKQLLHPRAIFTIKYQGSPVKDDVLHAVMAFMTFAAGSSMLFTLLLMFTGLDFWSAFSAVAACVNVLGPGFGEVGANFAPVSDAGTWILTSAMLVGRLEYFTVFALFTSTFWKQ; this is translated from the coding sequence ATGATCAATTGGAAAATCACATTTCGATTACTCGCTTTCCCTATTTTGTGGATGAGTATAGTGCAATTGATATTTGCAGCTTTATCTTCATTTTTATTTAAAGATAATGTATCCGTGTCATTCCTATTGCCTGCGTCAATAATGCTTTTTACAGCAAGTGTCATACTGTTAAAAACCCAGCATGTTGATTCATCACTGGCCAACTTTAGAGATGCACTGATTTACGCGACAGCCACGTGGGTGATTGCAGGCTTTTTGGGGGCAATTCCAATCATTTTAGTCACCAAAGTGAGCTTTACAGATGGCATGTTTGAATCAATAAGCGCATTAACCACCACCGGCGCCACAATTCTGTCGGGCTTAGATGATATGCCGCGTACGTTTTTATTATACCGCCAGTTTTTACAATGGATGGGAGGGCTCGGCATTGTGATTTTCGTGGTGGCTATTTTACCCATGCTAAATATAGGTGGCATGAAGCTCTTAAAAGCCGAAACACCTGGGCCAATTAAAGATGAAAAGCTATCACCTCGTATTGCAAACACGGCGCATTACCTTTGGAGTGTATACTTAAGCATAACCGTGTTGTGTACTGTTTCTTACTATTTTGCAGGCATGACTTTTTACGATGCACTGGCTCATGCACTGACAACCGTTTCAACGGGAGGGTTCTCGACCCACGATGCCAGTATGTGGTTTTACAAAAGTCATTTAATTTTATGGGTCGCCAACTTATTTATGATTGCAGGCGCTATTAATTTTGCACTGCACTTTAGAGTCGTACACAAACGAGCGCTCGGTAGTTACTATGCTGATGAAGAAACGCGTTATTTTATATACATCATTACAACCCTTTCAGTGTTGTCGGGCGTTATTTTGTACAGTCACGACACCTACTCCTCTATTTTTGAGTCATTGAGTTTTTCAACTTTTCATATAGTGTCGTTTATAACCAGCACCGGATTTGGTGCAGCAAGCTTTACTGAATGGCCCGAAGCTGTCGGATTTTTACTTATTATCACCGGCTATTTAGGGGGATGCGCGGGCTCAACGGCTGGCGGAAATAAAATCATCAGAAATATTCTAGTGGTTAAAATGCTCAACAATAACTTTAAACAACTTCTTCATCCCCGCGCTATATTCACCATTAAGTACCAAGGCAGCCCTGTAAAAGATGATGTACTTCATGCCGTTATGGCATTTATGACTTTTGCCGCAGGATCAAGCATGCTGTTTACATTATTACTCATGTTTACAGGGCTGGATTTTTGGAGTGCGTTTTCAGCAGTCGCCGCATGTGTCAATGTGCTCGGACCGGGGTTTGGTGAAGTAGGCGCTAACTTTGCACCAGTTTCAGACGCAGGAACCTGGATATTAACCAGCGCAATGCTTGTTGGTCGCTTGGAATATTTTACTGTTTTTGCTCTTTTTACGAGTACGTTTTGGAAGCAATAA